A stretch of the Arthrobacter stackebrandtii genome encodes the following:
- a CDS encoding DUF6603 domain-containing protein, whose translation MGNSFNVGLDVAGNANGADSSVSVGVWVKGSLELPGLVLSVDNMRISYNLSMVSENGRLGLRLAGPDLGGPDGARAELTLPGFTGGGYLKKVQGSWQGAFTAKMGPVAVNGFAILNPATQSLLLLLSADLPVPIQLSFGFTLAGVGGMVGINRRADSDGLFAALQAGTLAEFMFPRNAVSDAPRILPALAASFPEKDGGFIVGPMLKLGWGTPTLASAALGVFVSDEGVVLLGRFAIVLPFEDAPLIKLQAMMLGTINADGLTIGASLTGSSIVGLPITGDIMLRTRGGSDPLFAFSAGGFHPAFTPPEGMGGLKRIGTEVSPGGFLRARLGAYLAVTTNTVQFGAAAELEAKVAGFGISGGFAFDALIMFDPFGFMADFSAHVSVECADFSIGSIRLSGHFSGPTPWRIRGHASVSILWFDVDVDVPEITWGDSNAPELPAGRIPAEVLANALKDPVNWEQAQGELPAVVQLSPAAAAGTAALHPLANVSFTQNSVPLHLELQRMDGRPLPQPVTLSLLSPANPALSNTSAKFPPSQFRSMDAQAKLAAGGYVSADAGVVLANKPDAGTVAAVRNPAVPETKIMSTQSPVRHAILTRNMYSLAEMHRLQVPEIPRLVTTARDPGAVVLARASTLSDAGVLGADAMAGINAGVAQSLLAGQGAARLDAGILNDVLVAKTWEMA comes from the coding sequence ATGGGCAACAGCTTCAATGTGGGTTTGGACGTGGCCGGCAATGCCAACGGAGCGGACAGTTCCGTCTCCGTCGGCGTGTGGGTCAAGGGGAGCCTGGAACTCCCCGGGCTGGTCCTCTCCGTGGACAACATGCGGATCAGCTACAACCTCTCCATGGTCTCGGAGAACGGGCGCCTGGGCCTGCGCCTGGCCGGACCCGACCTGGGCGGGCCCGACGGCGCCCGGGCGGAACTGACGCTGCCCGGCTTTACCGGCGGCGGATACCTGAAGAAGGTGCAAGGCTCCTGGCAGGGTGCCTTCACCGCCAAGATGGGGCCTGTTGCCGTCAACGGCTTTGCCATCCTCAACCCCGCGACGCAATCCCTGCTGCTCCTGCTGTCGGCAGACCTCCCCGTCCCCATCCAGCTGTCCTTTGGCTTCACCCTTGCCGGTGTGGGCGGAATGGTCGGCATCAACCGCCGGGCCGACAGCGACGGCTTGTTCGCGGCGCTGCAGGCCGGGACCCTGGCCGAGTTCATGTTCCCGCGCAACGCCGTCAGCGATGCCCCGCGCATACTGCCGGCGCTGGCGGCGTCCTTCCCGGAAAAGGACGGCGGTTTCATCGTGGGCCCCATGCTCAAGCTCGGCTGGGGCACCCCCACGCTCGCATCGGCGGCGCTGGGCGTGTTTGTCAGCGATGAGGGTGTGGTCCTGCTGGGCAGGTTCGCCATCGTCCTGCCCTTCGAGGACGCCCCCCTCATCAAGCTGCAGGCCATGATGCTTGGCACCATCAACGCCGACGGCCTCACGATCGGTGCCTCCCTGACCGGATCCAGCATCGTCGGACTGCCCATCACCGGGGACATCATGCTGCGCACCCGCGGCGGCAGCGACCCACTCTTTGCCTTCAGCGCCGGCGGCTTCCACCCGGCGTTCACCCCTCCGGAGGGAATGGGCGGACTCAAGCGCATCGGCACCGAAGTTTCGCCCGGCGGTTTCCTCCGGGCCCGCCTCGGCGCCTACCTCGCCGTAACAACCAACACGGTGCAGTTCGGGGCAGCTGCGGAGCTCGAAGCCAAGGTCGCCGGATTCGGCATCAGCGGCGGCTTCGCCTTCGACGCTCTCATCATGTTCGACCCCTTCGGCTTCATGGCAGACTTCTCCGCGCACGTCAGCGTGGAATGCGCCGACTTCAGCATTGGCAGCATCAGGCTCTCCGGCCACTTCTCCGGGCCCACGCCGTGGCGCATCCGCGGCCACGCCAGCGTCTCCATCCTCTGGTTCGACGTGGACGTTGACGTCCCGGAAATCACCTGGGGCGACAGCAACGCACCCGAGCTGCCCGCCGGGCGCATTCCGGCCGAGGTGCTGGCCAATGCCCTCAAGGATCCGGTCAACTGGGAACAGGCGCAAGGCGAGCTGCCCGCCGTCGTGCAGTTGTCCCCGGCAGCGGCCGCCGGCACCGCGGCGCTCCACCCGCTGGCAAATGTTTCCTTCACCCAAAACAGCGTGCCGCTGCACCTTGAGCTTCAGCGCATGGATGGGCGCCCTCTTCCGCAGCCGGTCACCCTGTCCCTGCTCAGCCCGGCCAACCCGGCGCTGTCAAACACCTCGGCGAAATTCCCGCCGTCGCAGTTTCGGTCCATGGACGCCCAGGCAAAGTTGGCGGCCGGCGGATATGTCAGCGCCGATGCCGGTGTGGTGCTGGCCAACAAGCCCGACGCCGGAACTGTCGCCGCCGTGCGCAACCCCGCCGTCCCGGAAACCAAGATCATGTCCACACAATCGCCCGTGCGGCACGCCATTCTGACCCGCAACATGTACTCTCTTGCGGAAATGCACCGGCTGCAGGTGCCTGAAATTCCGCGGCTCGTCACGACCGCCAGGGACCCGGGCGCAGTGGTCCTGGCCCGGGCGAGCACGCTGTCCGACGCAGGGGTGTTGGGCGCGGACGCCATGGCGGGAATCAACGCCGGCGTGGCCCAGAGCCTGTTGGCGGGGCAGGGCGCGGCACGTCTGGACGCCGGCATCCTCAATGACGTTCTCGTAGCCAAGACGTGGGAGATGGCCTGA